The Balneola sp. genomic sequence ATGAGCCTGCGGTAAGGGGTGATCTGCCCAAAGAAAGCTTATGGTCTACAGAAAAGTATCTGAATTTCATCCCAAAGTTGTTCAAGGAATTGAGAGATACTTATGGAGACGAACCTCATTTTCTGCATGATTGTCATCACCGTTTAACACCCATAGAAGCTGCCCGGCTCGGTAAAGATTTTGAGCCATATCATCTTTTTTGGATGGAAGATTGTACTCCGGCTGAACTTCAGGAAAGCTTTAGAATTATTCGGGAGCACACCACTACTCCATTAGCCGTTGGTGAAGTATTTAATACAGTGTGGGATGCTCAGTTATTGATCTCAGAAATGCTTATAGATTACTTGAGGACATCAATAGTAAGGGGTGGGGGGATTTCGCATATGAAGAAAATTGCTTCATTTGCTGAGATCTATCATGTACGAACCGGGTTTCATGGTGCTACAGACTTATCACCTATTACCATGTCGGCTGCTCTAAATTTCGATTTATCGATAAATAATTTTGGCATTCAAGAATACATGCCCCACAATGAGTTGACTCAAGAATTATTCCCAAACAGCTATCAATTTAAGGGCGGTTTTATGTATTTGGAAGAGAATAAACCTGGATTAGGAGTAGACATTGATGAAGAAAAAGCCTCAAAATATCCATACGAACGAGCTTATCTGCCGGTAAACAGAAAAGAGGACGGTACACTTTTCAATTGGTAATTTTTTTCACAAACGTGTTCTTTTTTTTCTTAGAAATATTCAAAAAACTCTTTCTTGAATAGTATCAGAAGGGAATGTGTTAAGTATTGTGAAAAATGTACTTTTTAATCCATTATATTTTACACTATTTTTGAGCAAATATTGCCCAATGTAAAAAGCACAAAATGAAAGTTACTTTAAAAGATATTTCTGAAGCTACAGGTTTTTCTGTATCAACAATTTCTCGAGCCATTCGGGGTGAGGGGCGTATCTCTGAAAAAAATAGAAGAAAGATTTTAGCTTCAGCTCACAAGTTGGGTTACCCGCTTCCTACGAACGGAAGAAAGCTTCCTAAGAATCAGCCACCAAATATTGCGCTGATCACTCAGTTTCACCCCGGTGAATTTTACGCTTCGTTTTTTAATGGATTCACAGAGGCTGCTCGGGAAAAGGGAATAACAGTTAGTCTTTTTAGTGTAACACACGACATTGATTCAGTCGGCTCTTTAATTGAAAAATTACGCTTATTAGGATATGCAGCGGCTGTGATTTTTGTACCTCAGCTAAAAGAAGAACAGTATTTGCATATTTTACATGCCACTCCCAAAGACTTCCCAATTATCTCATGTTCTAATATTGACAACTCCGTTCTTGATACGGTGACTTTTGATGCATACCAAGGAGCAATTTTAGCTGCAAGGCATTTATATGAGCAAGGCTATCGAAAACTTGGAATTATAGAAGGACCACATGTAATGCCGGAAGCACGTTTCAGGACAAACGGTTACACCGATTTTGTTAAGAGTCATGATGACGTGAGTCTGGTCTGGGATTATAAAGGAGATTATAGGTTAAATGCAGGAATTGAAGCCTTTCACGCATTTGAAAAATTAGAAGAAAAACCTGAGGCTATATTTACTGCAAATGATGCAATGGCACTTGGGTTTATGGAGACTGCACGCGAGGCAGGGTATAAATTTCCGGATGATATTGCACTTGTAGGTTACGATAATCTTCCAATGTGCGAAAATCATTATCCAAAATTGAGTTCAGTAGAAACTAATTACACAAGGCTTGCAGAAAATACCATTGATACTTTGCTAAACCGCTTGGAAAAGCCTGTGAATCATCAAGGTATTGTAAGCTTGGTGCCGGTTTCGTTAAAAGTACGTCAGTCTAGTACACGAGTCATATCTAAAGAATTAGTCGAAGACAACTGAGCAAAATTAACGCAAATTTTAAAAAAATTTGCTCACTCAGTTTCTTTTTTTCCTCTATTTGGATAGATTGTTTATTCAGAGTAAATATTATTTATGCCGATTAGAGTTATTTAAAGCAGTAAATGCCGTGGGGATTGAAATCTTCTCCGCACATTTATTTGAGCAAATTGTTGTTTGATAATGCACAAAAAGTTGTTTTAGTGCTCATCTTTTTGTTATAGTTTCTTGGAGCTCTTGGAATAAATTTTAAAATAAAAGAGGAACGTAGGATGTACTTGGGGATTGACCTTGGTAGCTCATCAATTAAATTATCTTTATTAAGTACTGAACTGGGATCAGTTGTCGCATCTGTAACCTATCCGGAAGTAGAAATGAAAATTGATGCTCCTAAACCGGGATGGGCAGAACAAGATCCTGAAGTCTGGTGGCACAATTTTCTTACCGCCTACAAGAAGTTGCTTTCAAAACCGGATGTAAATTCCGAAGCAATTAAAGGCATTGGAATATCTTACCAAATGCATGGCTTGGTAATGGTTGACGAAAATCAAAAAGTCTTGCGCCCCTCGATTATTTGGTGTGATAGCCGTGCAGTAGAAATGGGGAATAAGATATATGAAACACTGGGGCAGTCTTATTGTCTCAATCACTTGCTAAATTCGCCAGGTAATTTTACGGCTTCAAAGCTGGCTTGGGTAAAAGAAAATGAGCCTGAAATCTTTAGCAAGATGGATAAGTTCATGTTGCCGGGTGATTTCATAGCAATGAAGCTCAGTAAGAAAGTTACGACTACAGAAGCAGGATTTTCTGAGGGTGTTTTTTGGGATTTTGAAAACCAAGAACTAAATGATGAGCTTTTAGGTCACCTCGGTTTAGAGGAGCATGTTATTCCTGATACGGTTCCTGCAATAGGCGGTAATGTATCCGTTGATTCTGAAGTTGCACAAGATTTGGGATTGAATGAGGATGTAAAGATCAATTATCGCTCTGGGGATCAACCCAATAATGCTTTTTCATTAAATGTTTTAAATCCAGGAGAAGTTGCGGCTACAGCAGGTACATCCGGGGTTATTTATGCTGTCACTGATAAAAATGTGCATGATAGAAAATCACGCATAAATACATTTCTGCATATTAATAACACGGTTGAGCAAAGGAGGAATGGAATCCTTATTTGCATTAACGGGACAGGTATTTTGTATAGCTGGCTAAGAAAGCTCCTAAACACATCAAAAAGTAATTTGCCTTACAACCAAATGAATGAGCTTGCCGGTCAGGTTGAAGAAGGAGCAGAGGGTGTGCGGTTTTTCCCATTCGGTAATGGAGCTGAGAGAGTGTTGGAGAATGAAGTAGTAGGAGCACACTTGTTGAACATGGATTTCAATCAGCATGACTCGGCTCATATAATCAGAGCCGGATTAGAAGGAATTGTTTATGCTCTTAACATTGGCTTTGAAATGTTAGCTGATATGGATGTGCCGGTTGAGACCATTCGTGTTGGGCATTCAAATTTATTCTTAAGCAGCGCTTTCCGTCAGATATTTGCAAACGTCACAAATACAACCCTTGAGTTGTATGATACTGATGGAGCTGCCGGTGCTGCAAGGGGAGCTGCATTAGGGGATGGGTTTTATGAAAATGCAGAAGAGGCCTTTAAGTCACTGAAAAGGATTGAAGTCATTAAACCGGATGAAAATAAAGTTAAGGTTTACAAAGACCTTTATGCAGAGTGGAAGACCACACTTGATGAAATTATTCAAACAGAAGACCAAGCAGTTGCTGTTTGAGATAAAGAATTAATATTAATTTATACACTAAGTTTATGAAACCGTTGATTGGAGATAAGGAATATTTCAAGAATGTTGGCCAGATAAAGTATGAGGGTCCTGAATCAGATAACCCTTTAGCTTTTAAATATTATGATGAAAGTAAAAAAGTGGCCGGTAAAACCATGAAAGAGCATTTCCGTTTTGCGGTGGCTTACTGGCATACCTTTTGTGATAACGGTACCGACCCTTTCGGTGCTGCAACACATCATCATCCCTGGGCTACAAGTACCGATCCCATTGAGGCAGCAAAAGCAAAAATGGATGCTGCTTTTGAATTCTTCACAAAGCTTGGTGTTCCCTACTATTGTTTTCATGATGTGGATGTGGTTGAACTTTCAGAGGATATTCTGGAAAGTGAGAAGCGTATTCAGGATATGGTTGAGTATGCAAAAGAAAAGCAGAAAGCTTCAGGTGTGAAATTGTTGTGGGGTACAGCAAACATGTTTTCCCATCCTCGTTATATGAATGGTGCTGCTACAAACCCGGATTTTGATGTTCTTGCATATGCCTCTTCTCAGGTTAAACATGCGCTGGATGCTACAATTGAACTTGGTGGGGAAAACTATGTTTTCTGGGGCGGCCGCGAAGGATATATGAGCCTTTTAAATACCATGATGAAGAGAGAGCAGGATCATCTTGCTAAATTTCTTGAAGCAGCCAGAGACTATGGCCGGAAGAATGGATTCGAAGGTACTTTCCTGATTGAGCCGAAACCCATGGAACCAACCAAACACCAATATGATTTTGATGCGGCTACAGTAATAGGATTCTTGCGTCACTATGGACTGGATAAAGACTTTAAACTGAATATTGAAGTGAATCACGCTACGTTGGCGAGTCATACTTTTCAGCATGAACTGCAAGTTGCAGCCGATGCCGGGTTATTAGGCAGTATTGATGCAAATCGTGGCGATTATCAAAACGGTTGGGATACAGATCAATTTCCTACAAGTATTTATGAAACAGTTGAGCAACTTTTGGTTATTCTGGAGGCTGGAGGGTTTACTACCGGAGGTATTAATTTTGATGCCAAAAGAAGAAGAAATTCTACGGACTTAGAAGACCTCTTTATTGCTCATGTAGGAGGAATGGATGTTTTTGCACGTAGTTTGTTAGTAGCAGATAAAATTTTGACTAAATCTGATTACAAGAAGCTACGTACTCAGCGTTATTCATCATTCGATTCAGGAAAAGGAAAGGCATTTGAAAACGGAGAGCTAACTCTGGAAGACCTTCGCGCTTATGCAATTGAGAATGGTGAGCCTAAAAGAACCAGCGGTAAGCAAGAGCTGTTTGAAAATATCATTAACCAGTACATATAGTTAAAAAAGCGATTTCAGTCATTTTACACTTTTGGGTTAAATTAGCGCTGAAATTATGCGCACAAAAAGAATCCATGCAAAGGTTAAAATATTTAACATTGCATGGGTTTTTTTATGGGATAGATATTTTCTGTTTTCTTAAAGACACCTTTTCAGTAAGCTATTCTAACGATTAAAAAGGCATTTCATGCATTCTATTAAGCGGCAAGGGCTTAGTCTTATCATTTTTAGCATGACCTTTTCCAGTTAAACCTCATCTAAGATTTTGAGCAAAAGTTGCTCAATAATTAAAAAAAAGTTGCTCATTTAATTTTTATTATTACTCCCAATAATTATATTAATAGGGCAAACAAAAAAATGTGCGGATATTTTTTTGCGAAAGCTTGTAAGCGC encodes the following:
- the xylA gene encoding xylose isomerase, whose translation is MKPLIGDKEYFKNVGQIKYEGPESDNPLAFKYYDESKKVAGKTMKEHFRFAVAYWHTFCDNGTDPFGAATHHHPWATSTDPIEAAKAKMDAAFEFFTKLGVPYYCFHDVDVVELSEDILESEKRIQDMVEYAKEKQKASGVKLLWGTANMFSHPRYMNGAATNPDFDVLAYASSQVKHALDATIELGGENYVFWGGREGYMSLLNTMMKREQDHLAKFLEAARDYGRKNGFEGTFLIEPKPMEPTKHQYDFDAATVIGFLRHYGLDKDFKLNIEVNHATLASHTFQHELQVAADAGLLGSIDANRGDYQNGWDTDQFPTSIYETVEQLLVILEAGGFTTGGINFDAKRRRNSTDLEDLFIAHVGGMDVFARSLLVADKILTKSDYKKLRTQRYSSFDSGKGKAFENGELTLEDLRAYAIENGEPKRTSGKQELFENIINQYI
- a CDS encoding bifunctional D-altronate/D-mannonate dehydratase (starvation-sensing protein; maybe involved in homoserine lactone degradation), whose translation is MSTIESAKVIVCSPGRNFVTLKIYTDQGVYGLGDATLNGREKAVVSYLEDYVIPCLIGRDPSRIEDIWQYLYKGAYWRRGPVTMSAIAAVDMALWDIKGKMLDTPVYNLLGGKSREAIMVYGHANGKDIAETVDEVGRHLDEGYKAVRAQSGIPGIESTYGVSKTKDNYEPAVRGDLPKESLWSTEKYLNFIPKLFKELRDTYGDEPHFLHDCHHRLTPIEAARLGKDFEPYHLFWMEDCTPAELQESFRIIREHTTTPLAVGEVFNTVWDAQLLISEMLIDYLRTSIVRGGGISHMKKIASFAEIYHVRTGFHGATDLSPITMSAALNFDLSINNFGIQEYMPHNELTQELFPNSYQFKGGFMYLEENKPGLGVDIDEEKASKYPYERAYLPVNRKEDGTLFNW
- a CDS encoding carbohydrate kinase; the encoded protein is MYLGIDLGSSSIKLSLLSTELGSVVASVTYPEVEMKIDAPKPGWAEQDPEVWWHNFLTAYKKLLSKPDVNSEAIKGIGISYQMHGLVMVDENQKVLRPSIIWCDSRAVEMGNKIYETLGQSYCLNHLLNSPGNFTASKLAWVKENEPEIFSKMDKFMLPGDFIAMKLSKKVTTTEAGFSEGVFWDFENQELNDELLGHLGLEEHVIPDTVPAIGGNVSVDSEVAQDLGLNEDVKINYRSGDQPNNAFSLNVLNPGEVAATAGTSGVIYAVTDKNVHDRKSRINTFLHINNTVEQRRNGILICINGTGILYSWLRKLLNTSKSNLPYNQMNELAGQVEEGAEGVRFFPFGNGAERVLENEVVGAHLLNMDFNQHDSAHIIRAGLEGIVYALNIGFEMLADMDVPVETIRVGHSNLFLSSAFRQIFANVTNTTLELYDTDGAAGAARGAALGDGFYENAEEAFKSLKRIEVIKPDENKVKVYKDLYAEWKTTLDEIIQTEDQAVAV